One window from the genome of Oryctolagus cuniculus chromosome 1, mOryCun1.1, whole genome shotgun sequence encodes:
- the LOC100339126 gene encoding interferon-induced very large GTPase 1 isoform X2, whose product MGTTLKACLLSILEDLIEEELVKFKFQLTNIDLAEGYNHVPRGTLQQANAVKLADLLIQYYGEEYSNTVTQQVLKAINQRSLAEKLCQSMEKVGSSTGKSTKKTNKRKQETEAGPDEDKIKQKIPKKLRNLFNTKKNVDESTSYPRDLQPSSDKEVTVKNQYFPQLLKRLNLEDYYPKKMNKVDSFLINKTSFLSIQPRDEKELPYHFLEKLLVLDCHLRYLVYRSNIDTISSVSQTLTTTESESKLSTFEDFFIIKEAYSTTIQTCIHPMDIQMVIFHCADDFTRQYILTKLSICQFALPLLVPNPFNSQIEFPLWSLKQVRRSWKEVEKIGWEKKIRSYDNQLISWQPMHIVSFIRIGKFVSTSKSQILNSLLSKGKHDNFFHHHFREGNKSCLLMEGIVEICWFCPGGRAQDRFENCIAFTNLHGNAETHEKQVKFLHEVSSVTVILLSMSDIEKMNNSILHEFWNSPKPLVCLFENVENIMDENSAHKVRIGIKNLNKVELAEKMTATLTRLLKKSSSPCSLSNCANIARKYKFIIDEEQRDCQEAGRKADFIVDLLKKVKLSQIKQKLLPLQGQLWHDWCKKDKELYQLREKGYRSIDQYKNEIEKEKQKIRCEQYHNVINLNDLMRSLIENLQSHPETHTELYFLQGLSMLIDQLTMKDLEKLHQRYRFLLTQVQAEKQKQSKIDSFRHWEAELEDVSKEISDSTLGIEHLLREVGQVYEALEEASSQTNALFLSLPQMAADLMISGAPIELMDGDASYVPLKWVSAVLDKVSEKLGDKRVFVLSVLGLQNSGKSTLLNAMFGLQFSLSAGKCTRGAYMQLLKVEELLREQLGFDFVLVVDSEGLQAAPEFINKAQNEENELATFVIGLGNLILINIFEKNLSKIQDILQIVVHAFLRMKQLNISPRCLFVHQNIEEIIDTNQSMERRRWLQERLDKMALDAARYEQCSDVCQFSDVIKFDVKTHIHYVAHLWEGHPPMAPPNPCYSQNVQQLKSRILKHAKEECRGSILKISELKVRIRDLWKALLNENFIFRFRNTQEVLAMHKLENIYSRWSWELRSYMLDLQNQLIKQIQDEEVVEFQRSSVENLVVEKHETIRQEIEKYFREDKDRDILAQWKGKIEDGWKNLKEELIVETMRKCEAIISGKKMQALLNEQKVKFEHKLLEKIRVIAKFPNSKEFHDNELRDMFNKVWSENSSILLPPAVPFAKDPDIEIELENILLEHFKQHPNIVNKIRYRDTRKTFSINYSKHVITSQKFQVYGPLMKESDKDIINKTTAQIMEMVKEIIHKREQQNEGYSASYFHEILWVIHTETEAASQRGTFMLTTRYKLELALELFQEAANHFKKMHIAFKKANNPVLNLETKKEEFFTNFKLSYKNCQNIG is encoded by the coding sequence AAACTAAGAAATCTctttaatacaaagaaaaatgttgATGAATCTACTTCTTATCCTAGAGATCTTCAACCAAGCAGTGATAAAGAAGTGACAGTTAAAAATCAATACTTTCCTCAATTGCTCAAGCGGCTTAATCTGGAGGATTATTATCCCAAGAAGATGAACAAAGTTGATTCCTTTTTGATAAATAAGACCTCCTTCCTTAGCATCCAACCAAGAGATGAGAAGGAGCTACCATATCACTTTCTGGAGAAGCTTTTGGTATTAGATTGTCATTTGAGGTACCTAGTTTACAGAAGTAATATAGATACAATTTCTAGTGTGTCCCAGACACTGACAACCACAGAATCAGAAAGTAAGCTCTCAACATTTGAAGACTTTTTCATTATCAAGGAAGCATACTCAACCACAATACAAACTTGCATTCATCCAATGGACATACAAATGGTAATTTTTCACTGTGCAGATGACTTTACAAGACAGTATATTTTAACCAAACTTTCAATTTGTCAATTTGCTCTCCCACTTTTGGTGCCTAATCCCTTTAATTCCCAAATTGAATTCCCTCTTTGGTCTCTCAAGCAAGTCAGGAGAAGCtggaaagaagtggaaaaaatAGGTTGGGAGAAAAAAATTAGGAGCTATGATAACCAACTGATCAGTTGGCAACCTATGCACATTGTGTCTTTCATAAGAATTGGAAAATTTGTCTCTACATCCAAATCACAGATTCTGAATTCACTCCTGAGTAAGGGCAAACATGACAATTTTTTCCACCATCATTTTAGGGAAGGCAACAAAAGCTGTCTACTGATGGAAGGTATAGTAGAAATATGTTGGTTCTGTCCCGGTGGGAGAGCTCAGGACAGATTTGAAAACTGTATTGCCTTCACCAATCTCCATGGAAATGCTGAAACACATGAGAAGCAAGTTAAGTTCTTGCATGAGGTCTCCTCAGTCACTGTGATCCTCCTGTCAATGTCTGatattgaaaaaatgaataattcaatccTGCATGAATTTTGGAATTCACCCAaacctcttgtttgtttgtttgaaaacgTGGAAAATATTATGGATGAGAATTCTGCTCACAAAGTGAGAATTGGTATCAAGAATTTAAATAAGGTAGAATTAGCTGAAAAAATGACAGCAACATTAACACGGCTGCTGAAGAAGTCTAGTTCTCCTTGCAGTTTGAGTAACTGTGCCAACATTGCTAGGAAGTATAAATTTATCATTGATGAGGAACAAAGAGATTGCCAAGAAGCAGGAAGAAAAGCAGACTTTATTGttgatcttttgaaaaaagtgaaattatctCAGATAAAACAAAAGTTACTACCCCTTCAGGGACAATTATGGCATGATTGGTGTAAGAAGGACAAAGAATTGTATCAACTCAGAGAAAAGGGTTACAGGAGCATTGACCAATACAAGAATGAGattgagaaagaaaagcaaaagatacGTTGTGAACAATATCACAACGTTATTAACCTTAATGACCTCATGAGGTCTTTGATTGAAAATCTTCAGTCACACCCAGAGACCCATACAGAGCTCTACTTTCTTCAGGGACTGAGTATGTTAATTGACCAACTAACAATGAAGGACTTAGAAAAACTCCACCAAAGATACCGTTTCTTGTTGACTCAGGTGCAGGCAGAAAAGCAGAAGCAATCAAAAATCGACTCATTCAGACACTGGGAAGCTGAGCTAGAAGATGTTTCCAAAGAGATTAGTGACTCCACTCTAGGAATCGAACATCTCCTTAGAGAGGTGGGCCAGGTCTATGAagctctggaagaagcttcctCCCAAACAAATGCAttgtttctctcccttccccaaatggctgctgacCTGATGATATCTGGGGCTCCCATTGAGCTGATGGATGGGGATGCTTCGTATGTGCCCTTAAAGTGGGTGTCAGCTGTTTTAGACAAGGTTTCTGAGAAACTTGGAGACAAACGTGTGTTTGTTCTTTCTGTCCTTGGCCTGCAGAACTCAGGGAAGTCGACTCTATTGAATGCAATGTTTGGGCTACAGTTCAGTCTCAGTGCTGGCAAGTGTACTCGAGGGGCCTACATGCAGCTCCTGAAGGTGGAAGAGCTGCTCAGGGAACAGTTGGGATTTGATTTTGTGCTTGTTGTGGACTCAGAAGGACTTCAGGCGGCTCCAGAGTTCATTAACAAAGcacagaatgaagaaaatgagttGGCAACTTTTGTCATTGGACTTGGAAACTTAATTCTAATCAATATTTTTGAGAAGAATCTATCAAAAATACAAGATATTCTGCAGATAGTTGTCCACGCCTTTCTCAGGATGAAACAACTGAATATCTCCCCAAGATGCTTGTTTGTTCATCAGAACATAGAAGAAATTATAGATACAAATCAAAGTATGGAAAGGCGAAGGTGGCTGCAGGAAAGATTGGATAAAATGGCACTTGATGCAGCCAGATATGAACAGTGCTCAGATGTATGCCAGTTCAGTGATGTCATTAAGTTTGATGTCAAGACCCATATCCATTACGTAGCTCACCTCTGGGAAGGtcatcctccaatggcccctCCCAACCCCTGCTACAGCCAAAATGTTCAGCAGTTGAAAAGCAGGATTCTTAAGCATGCCAAAGAAGAATGCAGGGGAAGTATTTTGAAGATCTCAGAACTTAAAGTCCGGATACGGGATTTATGGAAAGCCTTACTGAATGAGAACTTTATCTTTAGGTTCAGGAACACCCAGGAAGTCTTAGCTATGCATAAATTGGAGAACATCTATAGCAGGTGGTCCTGGGAGCTGAGAAGTTACATGCTGGACCTGCAGAATCAGCTGATCAAACAGATACAGGATGAGGAAGTTGTAGAGTTCCAGAGAAGCTCAGTTGAGAATCTAGTTGTGGAAAAGCATGaaactattaggcaagaaattGAAAAGTATTTTAGAGAAGACAAGGATAGAGATATACTGGCTCAGTGGAAAGGGAAAATTGAAGATGGCTGGAAGAATCTTAAAGAGGAACTTATAGTAGAGACCATGAGAAAATGTGAGGCTATAATAAGTGGAAAGAAAATGCAAGCCCTTCTAAATGAgcaaaaagtaaaatttgaaCATAAATTATTGGAAAAAATCAGAGTGATCGCTAAGTTCCCCAACAGCAAAGAGTTTCATGATAATGAACTGAGAGATATGTTCAACAAGGTGTGGTCAGAGAACAGCTCCATTCTACTGCCTCCCGCAGTTCCATTTGCTAAAGATCCTGATATTGAAATTGAGCTAGAGAATATTCTTCTAGAGCATTTTAAACAGCATCCCAATATTGTCAACAAAATAAGGTATCGTGATACAAGGAAAACATTTTCTATCAATTATTCTAAACATGTCATCACTTCTCAAAAGTTCCAAGTATATGGACCACTTATGAAAGAGTCTGACAAGGATATCATAAATAAAACAACAGCTCAAATTATGGAAATGGTTAAAGAAATCATACACAAAAGAGAACAACAGAACGAGGGATACAGTGCTAGTTACTTCCATGAAATTCTATGGGTGATTCATACTGAGACAGAGGCTGCATCTCAAAGAGGCACATTCATGTTAACAACCAGATACAAACTGGAACTTGCTCTAGAGTTATTCCAAGAGGCAGcaaaccattttaaaaagatgcacattgcatttaaaaaagcaaacaacccTGTTTTAAATCTTGAAACTAAAAAAGAGGAattttttactaattttaaaCTGTCCTACAAAAACTGCCAAAACATTGGTTGA